In Deltaproteobacteria bacterium, one genomic interval encodes:
- a CDS encoding HlyD family secretion protein, with translation MSPANQNTIENDNETPGSPENKAAPALDKNLRKQRRRLLVRLAIPALALVAVALGLPYYLHSLSHESTDDAFIEGHIITISPRVSGHTAGVYVVDNQWVKAGQRLIELDPALFKARLDAAEAALAAARANQRSGSVAVDLTSLNAASDLKGAEANLSAAKAAVEAALAQEAAAAGQDEQAQAQIAVSEAALGQAEAEVASAAANHRRDAMDLKRYREMSLTQTISERDLDHVVATEKVSAAGLTAAEKKVDTYRSMLRQARAARKAAQSNLRRQTAEVAAARARLEQADALLAAAQSAPKLVEQSLSQSEATRADVDRAEAEVAQARLNLSYTHIDAPTDGFVTRKAVEPGISVEAGQALMAIVPATVWVTANFKETQLTRMRQGQPVKIEVDAYPDVTLQGHVDSIQHGTGARFSLLPPQNATGNYVKVVQRVPVKIAIDRFPDSNDILLVPGMSVVPEVNVAGGGSDLKKQNIALSKP, from the coding sequence ATGTCTCCAGCAAACCAGAACACGATTGAAAACGATAATGAAACGCCCGGTTCACCTGAAAATAAAGCTGCACCGGCCTTGGATAAAAATCTGCGAAAACAGCGGCGGCGTCTTTTGGTGCGGCTGGCAATACCGGCTTTGGCGCTGGTTGCCGTGGCTTTGGGTTTACCCTATTACCTGCATTCACTTTCACACGAGTCCACCGACGACGCCTTTATCGAAGGGCACATCATCACCATCAGCCCGCGCGTGTCGGGACACACGGCCGGGGTGTATGTGGTCGACAACCAGTGGGTTAAGGCCGGCCAGCGCCTCATAGAGTTGGACCCCGCGCTTTTTAAGGCCCGACTCGATGCAGCCGAAGCCGCGCTCGCAGCGGCACGGGCCAACCAGCGCTCCGGCAGCGTGGCCGTGGACCTGACGTCGCTGAACGCCGCCTCCGACCTCAAGGGCGCCGAGGCCAATTTATCGGCCGCGAAAGCGGCTGTCGAAGCCGCACTTGCTCAGGAGGCGGCAGCGGCCGGCCAGGATGAACAGGCCCAGGCCCAGATTGCCGTTTCCGAAGCGGCGCTCGGCCAAGCCGAAGCAGAGGTCGCTTCAGCCGCTGCGAATCACCGGCGCGATGCAATGGACTTGAAACGATACCGGGAAATGAGCCTGACTCAAACCATATCGGAACGGGATCTCGATCACGTGGTGGCTACGGAAAAAGTTTCGGCAGCGGGCCTGACGGCCGCCGAGAAAAAAGTCGACACCTATCGTTCCATGCTCCGCCAGGCCCGGGCGGCACGCAAAGCCGCGCAGAGCAACCTCCGCCGGCAGACCGCCGAGGTTGCCGCGGCCCGTGCGCGCCTGGAGCAGGCCGATGCGCTCCTGGCGGCCGCCCAATCCGCTCCCAAGCTTGTGGAGCAAAGCCTTTCCCAGTCGGAAGCAACCCGGGCGGATGTCGACAGGGCCGAAGCCGAAGTGGCTCAGGCCCGCCTGAACCTCTCTTATACCCACATCGATGCACCGACCGATGGCTTTGTAACCCGGAAAGCGGTCGAACCGGGCATCTCCGTGGAAGCGGGCCAGGCCTTGATGGCCATTGTACCGGCCACGGTATGGGTAACCGCCAACTTCAAGGAAACCCAGCTCACGCGCATGCGGCAGGGTCAACCGGTGAAAATCGAGGTGGATGCCTATCCCGACGTGACCCTTCAGGGGCATGTAGACAGCATTCAGCACGGAACCGGTGCTCGATTCAGCCTGCTTCCGCCGCAAAACGCCACCGGCAACTACGTCAAGGTCGTCCAACGCGTGCCGGTCAAGATAGCGATTGACCGGTTCCCCGACTCGAACGACATACTGCTGGTGCCGGGCATGTCGGTGGTTCCGGAAGTCAATGTCGCCGGCGGCGGATCCGACCTGAAAAAGCAGAACATAGCCCTTTCCAAACCATGA
- a CDS encoding YcaO-like family protein: MILKNYIRNEFAKTDTPENTVRNIAAGFDRLGYDIQHIPFQFSDQIHWSSICIYGINLECQGKGLTPMLSKASAHAELAERFSGGLFYPAFEEQVRFNMPALYSRQVSRFLNYEWLDGYVNSHQDKLQGEYLPIETLLRNQPNLIPDDVKKIKDSQMARHWVDGYSLMQGKTVKVPVNFIAYINASNGMAAGNTLEEALVQAACEIFERHTQIQIIKPEQTIPTIDKDTLKSDGLKSMIASYENENVEIILKDLSMDGRFPSIGVLFINHNIPVGRLEHKILMPGVSFNLEEALSRCLTEYMQGRSTLMATRPDMDRSLIHRSRVSNFYLLFKCCVSQKDISFLEKGDTIAFRGSPGGDILSEIEAIENICRELDTDLIVLNLTHPVLGFPVVRVVMPGISDFLPFVPSDILTSVNTNPDSAWRGEHFKCVMESFF, translated from the coding sequence ATGATTTTAAAAAACTACATCCGCAACGAATTCGCAAAGACGGACACACCGGAAAACACCGTCCGCAACATAGCAGCCGGGTTCGACCGATTGGGCTATGATATCCAGCATATACCCTTTCAATTTTCAGACCAGATCCACTGGTCCAGCATTTGTATCTACGGCATTAATCTGGAGTGTCAGGGCAAAGGCCTTACCCCGATGCTTTCCAAGGCCAGCGCGCACGCAGAACTGGCAGAGCGGTTCAGCGGCGGTTTGTTCTATCCGGCCTTTGAAGAACAAGTCCGCTTTAACATGCCCGCCCTTTACAGCCGGCAGGTCAGCCGGTTTTTAAATTACGAATGGCTGGACGGCTACGTGAACAGCCACCAGGATAAATTACAGGGCGAATACCTGCCCATTGAAACCCTGCTGCGCAACCAGCCCAACCTGATTCCAGACGACGTCAAAAAAATCAAAGACAGCCAAATGGCAAGACACTGGGTGGACGGCTATTCGCTGATGCAGGGCAAAACCGTCAAGGTTCCCGTCAATTTTATCGCCTACATTAACGCGTCCAACGGCATGGCTGCCGGAAACACATTGGAAGAGGCCCTTGTCCAGGCTGCTTGCGAAATATTTGAACGCCACACTCAAATTCAGATCATCAAGCCCGAACAGACCATTCCCACCATTGACAAGGACACCCTTAAAAGCGACGGCCTGAAATCCATGATCGCGTCTTATGAAAACGAAAATGTTGAAATCATATTGAAGGACCTCTCCATGGACGGACGATTTCCGAGCATCGGCGTGTTGTTCATCAACCACAACATACCCGTTGGACGACTGGAGCACAAAATTCTCATGCCGGGCGTTTCCTTCAATTTGGAGGAGGCACTCAGCCGCTGCCTGACCGAATACATGCAGGGCCGCAGCACCCTGATGGCGACCCGTCCCGATATGGACAGGTCGCTCATCCATCGCTCCCGGGTTTCCAATTTTTACCTGTTGTTCAAGTGCTGCGTGTCTCAAAAAGACATCTCCTTTTTGGAAAAAGGAGACACCATCGCTTTTAGAGGCAGTCCTGGGGGGGATATTTTGTCAGAAATAGAAGCCATCGAAAACATATGCCGTGAGCTCGATACCGATTTGATCGTTTTAAACCTCACCCATCCGGTCCTGGGATTCCCGGTGGTTCGGGTCGTTATGCCGGGCATTTCGGACTTTCTTCCATTTGTTCCCAGCGATATTTTGACCTCGGTTAACACGAATCCCGATTCCGCCTGGCGGGGGGAGCATTTTAAATGCGTAATGGAATCTTTTTTCTAG
- a CDS encoding cytidylate kinase family protein, giving the protein MALITISKNVGSGGTKIAELVAAGLGLELYDDNRLQSEALQSGVRADDLRHLDEKIPNLFDRILGANTELYLDVMESVVYDVSKRGKGVIMGHCSQMLLRDFNCALHVRVNAPYEKRIENLTRERGLNRAQAEKLIEKSDRQVNGFCKYAFNMNLEDPFLYDLILNTEKLSDETAAKHIMELAASNEIDACSISAVKSMEKLAQKKKVEAEILRNDISLYMLDVDVQENGRVSISGLSTSRLDAERIPEIVRSVPGVEDVKSSIVVANLM; this is encoded by the coding sequence ATGGCGTTAATCACGATTTCAAAAAACGTCGGCAGCGGCGGCACAAAAATCGCCGAGCTGGTCGCCGCGGGCCTCGGCCTCGAACTTTATGACGATAACCGGCTGCAATCCGAGGCGCTGCAATCAGGAGTGCGCGCTGATGATCTGCGGCACCTGGATGAAAAAATACCCAACCTTTTCGATCGCATCCTGGGAGCCAATACGGAGCTCTACCTCGATGTAATGGAATCGGTTGTTTATGATGTTTCGAAACGGGGCAAAGGCGTCATCATGGGGCATTGCAGCCAGATGCTCCTGCGCGATTTCAACTGCGCCCTGCATGTTCGCGTCAACGCCCCGTACGAAAAGCGTATCGAAAATCTGACGCGGGAACGAGGGCTGAATCGCGCACAAGCCGAAAAGCTGATTGAGAAAAGCGACCGGCAGGTGAACGGCTTTTGCAAATACGCCTTTAACATGAACCTGGAGGACCCGTTTCTTTATGACCTGATTTTGAACACGGAAAAGCTGAGCGATGAAACCGCAGCCAAACACATCATGGAGCTGGCGGCATCGAATGAGATCGACGCCTGCAGCATCAGTGCTGTGAAAAGTATGGAGAAACTGGCGCAGAAGAAAAAAGTGGAAGCCGAAATTTTGCGCAACGATATCAGCTTGTACATGCTGGATGTCGATGTTCAAGAAAACGGCCGGGTGTCCATCAGCGGCTTGTCAACCTCGAGGCTCGACGCCGAGCGCATCCCTGAAATCGTCCGGTCCGTACCAGGCGTTGAGGATGTCAAATCGAGCATCGTCGTCGCGAATTTGATGTAA
- a CDS encoding response regulator: METENTIKILLVDDEVKFLKAIADRLVLKGFEVTTAESGNAAVRAAQKGGFDVAVIDLQMPEMDGTQVLKILKQNHKFIETIMLTGHATVDSAVECTKLGAFNYLEKPYDFDKLVEAIKEAYHARLQKKFESNRKRMEAIEKLSRNQSPLGLLKALARLDDDEK, encoded by the coding sequence ATGGAAACGGAAAATACGATAAAAATTCTACTGGTCGATGACGAAGTCAAATTCTTGAAAGCCATTGCGGATCGGCTCGTCCTCAAGGGGTTTGAGGTCACGACCGCCGAAAGCGGAAACGCGGCCGTGCGTGCCGCCCAAAAGGGTGGCTTCGATGTGGCAGTCATCGACCTGCAGATGCCGGAGATGGACGGTACGCAGGTTTTGAAAATTCTCAAACAAAATCACAAATTCATCGAAACCATCATGCTGACCGGCCACGCCACCGTTGATTCCGCCGTGGAGTGCACCAAGCTCGGCGCATTCAACTATCTGGAAAAGCCCTACGACTTCGACAAGCTGGTGGAAGCGATCAAGGAAGCCTACCATGCCAGGCTGCAAAAGAAGTTCGAAAGCAACCGCAAGCGAATGGAGGCGATCGAGAAGCTGTCCCGGAACCAATCGCCGCTGGGCTTGCTCAAGGCGCTCGCCAGGCTTGATGACGACGAGAAATAG
- a CDS encoding response regulator — MNLLLVDDEKKFASMLARRLELRGMQVTVCFSGEDALAAVEKEASYDVAILDVKMPGIGGMELKNRLREQYPRMKIIFLTGHGANADFQAGVQEAEAYLPKPLNINDLIASLKRLEEET, encoded by the coding sequence ATGAATCTTCTGCTTGTCGATGACGAAAAAAAATTTGCCTCGATGCTGGCCCGGCGCCTCGAATTGAGAGGAATGCAGGTTACGGTCTGTTTTTCCGGTGAAGACGCGTTGGCAGCAGTTGAAAAGGAGGCATCCTATGATGTCGCCATTCTCGATGTAAAAATGCCGGGTATCGGCGGCATGGAACTCAAAAACAGGTTGCGTGAGCAATATCCCCGCATGAAGATTATTTTCCTGACCGGCCACGGGGCCAATGCAGATTTCCAGGCGGGGGTCCAGGAAGCGGAGGCCTATCTGCCGAAACCCCTGAACATAAACGACCTCATCGCATCTTTGAAGCGACTGGAAGAAGAAACGTAA
- a CDS encoding two-component sensor histidine kinase yields MTDSIKNGLQGILPRFHVKDDEQLKPYLTFRDYRQMWGMGIFILLATALLPLIITTITYYQLIERSIDTESLLRTERLTSNARRAVTFFLEERLAALTFAANEMSYVKLSDPDVLDDVLHNLKMGFGGLTDLSVIADNGTQVAYAGPFQLKGKDYSAQPWFMECQQHDACVSEIFSGYRDVPHIVVSVKASRPNGRYFVLRATLDTERLIQTLSTYKTGEHADIFLTNRQGELQTPSQYRATDSNFSRIPVPPYSERTRSMVIPDTGKQSVLVGYAYITTNIAPTNFILMVVKQKAGMMKVWLDLRRQFNWFFAVSAGVICLVIFMISSVMVNKLFQADREKAKTMAMAEQNCQLASIGQLAAGVAHEINNPLALINETAGYIKDLFLIKQQYQEDPDLVEHIDSIIEAVERCGTITRQLLGFARRFDVQTQSIDLNKMVTDVINFHKKEAEYRDISIHVDIPDTIPLIETDRGKLQQIILNLVNNAFQAIGNGCFLDIRAKMADPEHVQLLIRDNGCGISENHLKKIFDPFFTTKKEGEGTGLGLSITYGLVQKLHGNITVQSKTDEGTTFAVTLPVRIEKDSLS; encoded by the coding sequence ATGACCGACTCGATCAAAAACGGGCTGCAGGGAATACTGCCCAGATTTCACGTCAAGGACGACGAGCAACTGAAACCATACCTCACCTTCCGGGATTACCGTCAGATGTGGGGGATGGGCATTTTCATCCTGCTGGCCACCGCCCTGCTCCCGCTGATCATCACGACCATCACCTACTATCAGCTGATCGAACGCTCCATCGACACCGAGTCGCTGTTGCGAACGGAGCGACTGACGTCCAATGCCAGGCGGGCGGTTACCTTTTTTCTGGAAGAACGCCTGGCGGCGCTCACCTTCGCAGCCAACGAAATGAGCTATGTAAAACTGTCGGACCCCGACGTCCTGGACGACGTGCTGCACAACCTGAAAATGGGGTTCGGCGGCCTGACCGATCTGAGTGTGATTGCGGACAACGGCACCCAGGTGGCTTATGCCGGCCCCTTTCAGCTGAAAGGCAAAGATTACAGTGCGCAGCCCTGGTTCATGGAATGCCAACAGCACGATGCCTGTGTCAGCGAGATCTTCTCGGGCTATCGCGATGTCCCCCATATCGTTGTGTCGGTCAAGGCCTCGCGGCCGAATGGCCGATATTTTGTGTTGCGCGCCACCCTCGATACGGAAAGATTGATCCAGACCCTGTCCACGTATAAGACCGGAGAACATGCAGACATTTTCCTGACCAACCGTCAGGGAGAGCTGCAGACGCCCTCGCAATACCGCGCAACGGACTCCAACTTCAGCCGCATCCCCGTACCACCCTATTCCGAAAGGACCCGGTCCATGGTGATACCGGACACCGGCAAACAGTCCGTCCTGGTCGGCTACGCCTACATCACCACCAACATCGCACCCACGAACTTCATCCTCATGGTGGTCAAACAGAAGGCCGGCATGATGAAAGTCTGGCTGGATCTTCGCCGCCAGTTCAACTGGTTTTTTGCTGTCAGCGCCGGCGTCATCTGCCTGGTTATCTTCATGATCTCGTCCGTCATGGTCAATAAACTGTTCCAGGCTGACCGGGAAAAAGCCAAGACCATGGCCATGGCCGAGCAAAACTGCCAACTGGCATCCATCGGGCAGCTGGCTGCCGGCGTGGCCCACGAAATCAACAACCCACTGGCGTTGATCAACGAAACCGCCGGCTACATCAAAGATCTGTTCCTCATCAAGCAGCAATACCAGGAAGACCCGGATCTGGTGGAGCACATCGATTCGATTATCGAGGCGGTAGAACGCTGCGGCACCATCACACGGCAGCTGCTCGGTTTTGCGCGCCGTTTTGACGTCCAGACCCAGTCCATCGATCTCAACAAAATGGTCACCGATGTAATTAATTTTCACAAAAAAGAAGCGGAATACCGCGACATATCGATTCATGTGGACATCCCGGACACCATTCCACTCATTGAGACGGACCGCGGCAAACTGCAACAGATCATTCTCAATCTGGTCAACAATGCCTTTCAGGCCATCGGCAACGGATGCTTTCTCGACATCCGGGCCAAGATGGCGGATCCGGAGCATGTGCAGCTGTTGATCCGCGACAATGGGTGCGGTATATCCGAGAACCACCTGAAAAAGATTTTCGATCCTTTCTTCACCACCAAAAAAGAGGGCGAGGGAACCGGTCTTGGGCTGTCAATTACCTACGGGCTGGTTCAAAAACTGCATGGCAACATCACGGTTCAAAGTAAAACGGATGAAGGAACGACCTTTGCAGTGACCTTACCCGTTAGAATCGAGAAGGATTCCTTATCATGA
- a CDS encoding response regulator, which yields MKCFDLLIVDDEKGYADMLAKRLGLRGLTCEVRYDGKTALDSLSEISVPAVVLDLRLPDLYGTEVLKQIKAYRPETAVIILTGHGTEKDRQRCMSLGAHAFMNKPLDVDRLLAIMVKVKEGSV from the coding sequence ATGAAATGTTTTGACCTATTGATTGTCGATGACGAAAAAGGGTATGCTGACATGCTGGCCAAGCGCCTGGGGTTGCGGGGATTGACCTGTGAGGTGCGATACGACGGGAAGACGGCGCTTGACAGCCTATCCGAAATTTCGGTGCCGGCCGTGGTTCTGGACCTGCGGCTGCCGGACCTGTATGGAACCGAAGTGCTGAAACAAATCAAGGCCTACCGGCCGGAAACGGCGGTAATCATCCTGACCGGGCACGGAACGGAGAAGGACCGACAGCGGTGCATGTCCCTGGGGGCTCATGCCTTCATGAACAAACCACTGGACGTGGACCGGTTGCTGGCGATCATGGTGAAGGTCAAAGAAGGTTCGGTATGA
- a CDS encoding sulfite exporter TauE/SafE family protein — MLNNRVVSICRRLFILVVVVIGSPVVASAAEAVAGSAATHPWWFWPVILFFFCLVLGVLAVMAGVGGGVLYVPLVSGFFPFHIDIVRGIGLMVALAGALAAGPGLLRRNLANLRLALPVALIASACSIGGAMLGLYLSRLNPNLIQACLGGTIVGIAFLLLFSKNTEKPVVKKQDAIGLALGLQGIYWDDGARESVSWKTHRTLLGLFMFILIGILAGMFGLGAGWANVPVLNLLMGVPLKVSVATSKFLLSITDTSAAWIYLNRGCVIPLIAIPSIVGLMLGSILGVRILAVAKPKFIRYMVIAVLFFAGLKALDKGLGLGLMG, encoded by the coding sequence ATGTTAAACAATCGAGTGGTATCCATTTGTCGCCGGCTTTTCATCCTCGTGGTTGTTGTTATCGGTTCTCCCGTTGTCGCCTCCGCCGCAGAAGCTGTGGCCGGCAGTGCAGCGACCCATCCCTGGTGGTTCTGGCCGGTGATCCTGTTTTTCTTTTGTCTGGTTCTCGGCGTGCTGGCGGTTATGGCCGGCGTCGGGGGCGGTGTGCTGTATGTGCCTTTGGTCAGCGGTTTTTTCCCCTTCCACATCGATATTGTCAGGGGCATCGGGTTGATGGTGGCCCTGGCAGGTGCGCTGGCCGCCGGCCCCGGGTTGTTGCGCCGCAACCTGGCCAACTTGCGGCTGGCGCTTCCGGTCGCCCTGATTGCCTCGGCCTGCTCTATCGGCGGGGCCATGCTCGGCCTGTATCTGTCCCGGCTGAATCCCAACCTGATTCAGGCCTGCCTGGGGGGAACCATTGTCGGTATCGCTTTTCTACTGCTGTTTTCAAAAAATACCGAAAAGCCGGTGGTCAAAAAACAGGACGCCATCGGCCTGGCTCTGGGACTGCAGGGGATCTACTGGGATGACGGCGCCCGCGAGAGCGTGTCCTGGAAAACCCACCGCACCCTGCTGGGGCTCTTCATGTTCATCCTGATCGGTATTCTGGCCGGCATGTTTGGACTGGGTGCCGGCTGGGCCAACGTGCCCGTGCTGAACCTTCTCATGGGGGTACCCCTCAAGGTTTCCGTGGCCACCAGCAAATTTCTGCTTTCCATCACCGATACATCGGCCGCATGGATCTATCTGAACCGGGGCTGCGTGATTCCGCTGATTGCCATTCCATCCATCGTCGGGCTGATGCTCGGATCCATTTTAGGGGTTCGCATTCTGGCGGTGGCCAAGCCCAAGTTCATTCGCTACATGGTCATTGCGGTGCTTTTTTTCGCCGGTTTAAAGGCCCTGGACAAGGGGTTGGGCTTGGGTCTCATGGGCTAA
- a CDS encoding DUF1634 domain-containing protein: MSDMDKESLKPSREQIIYANLLLMGMALGIVVMVITYAIYVTGILPSHVDMQVISANWGKGIHEYLEITHSPHGWGWTGLLLKGDFINYIGFTLLGLMTIFCYLVLIRGYARKKDWIFTVISILEIIVLSLAASGILGSGGH; the protein is encoded by the coding sequence ATGTCAGATATGGACAAAGAATCGCTCAAGCCTTCACGGGAGCAGATCATTTACGCAAATTTGTTGCTGATGGGCATGGCACTCGGTATAGTCGTCATGGTCATCACCTACGCGATCTATGTGACTGGCATCTTGCCGTCCCATGTGGACATGCAGGTCATTTCCGCAAATTGGGGCAAAGGCATCCATGAATACCTGGAAATTACCCATTCGCCCCACGGCTGGGGATGGACCGGCCTTTTGCTGAAGGGCGACTTTATCAACTATATCGGTTTCACCTTGCTGGGCCTCATGACCATCTTTTGCTACCTGGTCCTGATCAGAGGCTATGCTCGCAAGAAAGACTGGATTTTTACTGTCATCAGTATACTGGAAATTATCGTTTTGTCATTGGCCGCTTCAGGTATTTTGGGCAGCGGCGGCCATTGA
- a CDS encoding response regulator has protein sequence MSKKKVNILLVDDNPKFLASAAERAKLKGFSVYTAENGGAAMEIAQKTTIHVAVVDQQMPDMEGLVVITKLKAIWPDIRTILLTGHGGEKLKKATEALNSTYFDKEEMGNFWEFLSNLPIGGINILLVDDNEKFVNTLADRIRLKGYDPLIALNGREALEIAASNKIQIAVVDQRMPDMDGLVVITKLKEIDPDIDALLLTGHGDEKLREATQALDAQYFEKAEMSKFWSFIRRNLQRLERHLAAAGMAEGGDIEDAVGIETKHKKKS, from the coding sequence ATGAGCAAAAAAAAAGTGAATATCCTGCTGGTCGATGACAATCCCAAGTTTCTTGCATCCGCCGCCGAACGCGCCAAGCTTAAAGGGTTTAGCGTATACACCGCGGAAAACGGCGGTGCGGCGATGGAAATCGCCCAAAAGACAACCATCCATGTGGCCGTCGTCGACCAACAGATGCCGGATATGGAGGGACTGGTGGTCATCACCAAGCTCAAGGCGATATGGCCGGATATTCGTACGATCCTCTTGACCGGCCACGGGGGCGAAAAACTGAAGAAGGCCACCGAGGCGCTCAACTCGACCTATTTCGATAAGGAAGAGATGGGGAATTTCTGGGAATTTTTGTCCAACCTTCCCATAGGCGGCATCAACATTTTACTGGTGGACGATAACGAAAAATTTGTCAACACACTGGCCGACCGCATCCGGCTCAAGGGCTACGATCCGCTGATTGCCCTAAACGGCCGTGAAGCGTTGGAGATAGCCGCCAGCAACAAGATCCAGATAGCGGTGGTCGATCAGAGAATGCCCGACATGGACGGCCTGGTGGTCATCACCAAGCTCAAGGAGATCGACCCCGACATTGACGCGCTGCTTCTCACCGGCCACGGAGATGAAAAGCTCCGAGAAGCCACCCAGGCCCTCGATGCCCAGTATTTCGAAAAAGCGGAGATGAGCAAATTCTGGAGCTTCATCCGCAGGAACCTGCAGCGGCTGGAAAGGCATTTGGCGGCGGCAGGGATGGCCGAAGGCGGCGACATCGAAGATGCCGTGGGAATTGAAACCAAGCATAAAAAGAAAAGCTGA
- a CDS encoding sigma-54 dependent transcriptional regulator, with amino-acid sequence MTTRAKQVLLVDDEEELLASIAQRMEVLGFVPHTATNGTAAIEIAQNRPIDIAIVDYQMPDMDGLVVITKLREIRPNLRTVLLTGHGGEKVRQATESLNSIYFEKDRMGDFWHFVRQLNANGHVVAIHPASAPSAGEAATATISRTSLRRDEVARKSAAPGTPALTDAGLQEEKNRLRIVGETAAMQELRKNIASAAPLDCTVTLKGEPGSGKELAARVIHAGSRYAHKRFLAINCANFNNAHLTEQLLGFSGGRLYEAIRTGSGIFGAEPVGTLFLDQVEKLSAPMQDQLMTTLTVSEKRTAGSQAETDPDIRIIVTTETDLVALVEAGTFSRELYDHLDLFELTVPPLRDRKDDIYLLCRYFFDQYRRELDKPVDAISPEVVEILLDYDFPGNVRELKNIIERAVIIVGGKTITRRHLPVRFLQDKQDECLMESDQLATMAELEKRYIIKVLEVTGGNKSKTAEILGISRAALWRKLKLFKAERSEE; translated from the coding sequence ATGACAACCCGGGCAAAACAGGTGCTTCTGGTAGATGACGAGGAAGAACTGTTAGCGTCCATTGCCCAGCGCATGGAAGTACTGGGGTTTGTGCCCCATACCGCAACCAACGGAACGGCGGCCATTGAGATCGCCCAAAATCGACCCATCGACATTGCCATCGTCGATTACCAGATGCCCGACATGGACGGGCTGGTCGTCATCACCAAGCTCAGGGAGATCCGCCCCAATTTGAGGACCGTTTTGCTGACCGGCCACGGCGGTGAGAAGGTCCGGCAGGCCACCGAATCACTGAATTCCATTTATTTCGAAAAAGACAGGATGGGTGATTTCTGGCATTTCGTCAGACAACTCAATGCCAATGGCCACGTCGTGGCCATTCATCCCGCATCCGCACCGTCGGCCGGCGAAGCGGCCACTGCGACGATTTCTCGGACGAGCCTGCGCCGGGATGAAGTCGCGCGCAAGAGCGCGGCCCCCGGCACACCCGCCCTAACCGATGCGGGCCTTCAGGAGGAAAAAAATCGTTTGCGGATTGTAGGCGAAACAGCCGCCATGCAGGAGCTGCGCAAAAACATTGCGAGTGCGGCCCCGCTGGATTGTACGGTCACCCTGAAGGGCGAGCCGGGCAGCGGTAAGGAACTGGCGGCCAGGGTCATCCACGCGGGGAGCCGCTATGCCCACAAACGCTTTTTGGCGATAAACTGCGCCAATTTCAACAATGCCCACCTGACCGAGCAGCTTCTCGGCTTTTCGGGCGGCCGGCTTTACGAAGCCATTCGAACCGGCAGCGGAATATTCGGGGCGGAACCCGTTGGTACGTTGTTTCTCGATCAGGTGGAAAAATTGTCCGCCCCCATGCAGGACCAGCTGATGACGACCTTGACCGTGTCCGAGAAGCGGACGGCGGGCAGCCAGGCGGAAACCGACCCGGATATCCGCATCATCGTGACGACGGAGACCGATCTGGTTGCGCTGGTCGAGGCGGGCACCTTCAGCCGGGAACTCTACGATCACCTGGACTTGTTCGAGTTGACCGTTCCACCGCTGCGGGATCGCAAAGATGACATTTATCTCCTTTGCCGCTATTTTTTTGACCAATACCGCCGCGAATTGGACAAACCGGTAGACGCAATTTCACCGGAAGTGGTCGAAATACTGCTCGATTATGACTTTCCGGGCAATGTCCGCGAACTCAAGAATATCATCGAACGGGCGGTGATCATTGTCGGCGGCAAGACAATCACGCGCCGGCACCTGCCCGTAAGATTTCTGCAGGACAAGCAGGACGAATGCCTCATGGAATCGGATCAGCTTGCGACCATGGCCGAACTGGAAAAGCGCTACATCATTAAGGTCCTCGAAGTGACCGGCGGCAACAAGTCTAAAACAGCGGAAATCCTGGGAATAAGCCGCGCCGCCTTATGGCGCAAGCTCAAACTGTTCAAGGCAGAAAGATCGGAAGAATGA
- a CDS encoding transcriptional repressor, translating to MCHQCNYENLLTAANLEASTNRMRVLEVVGNNGFPLSAGDIYKTLKRSSTINRVTVYRILDLLVDHGLVDRISTGGRAFYYGLAPNDHHRPHPHFYCKVCGQMDCLSPEMLNVDTDPLWKNFPGRIDKVEIRIDGICRNCQKSRVH from the coding sequence ATGTGCCACCAATGTAATTACGAAAACCTCCTGACGGCAGCCAATCTGGAAGCCAGCACCAACCGGATGCGTGTCCTGGAGGTGGTGGGAAACAACGGCTTCCCCCTTTCCGCGGGTGACATCTACAAAACCCTGAAACGCAGCAGCACGATCAACCGTGTGACCGTCTACCGCATCCTCGACCTCCTGGTCGACCACGGCCTGGTGGACCGCATCAGCACCGGCGGCCGTGCCTTCTACTACGGACTGGCCCCGAACGACCACCACCGGCCCCACCCGCATTTTTACTGCAAGGTGTGCGGGCAAATGGACTGCCTGAGCCCGGAAATGCTCAACGTCGACACCGACCCCCTGTGGAAAAACTTTCCGGGGCGCATCGACAAGGTGGAGATACGCATCGACGGGATCTGCAGGAATTGCCAGAAAAGCCGGGTGCACTGA